The window TATCTCTGAACACTATGTAGTCAGTACAATCAGTTACCATAACAACAGGTTTATTAACAGGTGGCTTACTTACATCTATCTCTGAACAATATGTAGTCAGTACAATCAGTTACCATAACAACAGGTTTATTAACAGGTGGCCTACTTACATCTATCTCTGAACACTATGTAGTCAGTACAATCAGTTACCATAACAACAGGTTTATTAACAAGTGGCTAACTTACATCTATCTCTGAACACTATGTAGTCAGTACAATCAGTTACCATAACAACAGGTTTATTAACAGGTGGCTTACTTACATCTATCTCTGAACACTATGTAGTCAGTACAATCAGTTACCATAACAACAGGTTTATTAACAAGTGGCTTACTTACATGTATCTCTGAACACTATGCAGTCAGTACAATCAGTTACCGTAACAACGAAGTTATTAACAGATTTGTAGTTTACAATTACATGTTTGTTACAGATTTATAGTTTACAATTACAGGTGTGTTGCagatttatagtttattatacaCAGGACATTAAAGGTATTTAATATGCATGTGATATTCACACGTAATATTGATTCAGTCCAGGTGTAACTCCGGTTAAGTCAACACAAGGTTGTTGAACACGGTATTGTGATACAGAACATTGCTCATTTCTTGTCGATAAACACCTTACTGATATTACTTGAGAAAATACGCTCTGTCTCTGGAGTTTGGACCTTTCACACAAGCACAGGAAACATATGGCTGTGATGGACACAAGGACGATCGTTCCAGAAGTAATAACCACTGCCCGAAAAAATGTCAGTTTTTCTCTTTCCATGTCCTTCTTAAAAGTAGAATTTGTCATAATTTCATTGTTGAAATCATCTGTTAAAATATAAGTAACGTTATGAAGAACATCTATAGATATTTACCTAAAcgttttggtgtttgtttttcattttaatttaataggaTTCTCATACGAATGAACGTCAGCGAAAAAATAGATTTGTTTAATACAATcgcattgtttattattaataataaaatatgccaTAAGCAGTGGCAGCTTAAAGATGTATCAGAGACGTAAACTGTTTTCTGTAATATATAAGTTAAAGAagtatatacacattaaaaaGAAATACCAAGTACGGTACAAAGGAGCGAAGTTAACGTACAGCTGCACAATTAAAGTACGGATAACTGAGAAAAAGGAGCGGTCACAAGACAACGTTACCATACAGGGATCACTTTAGTGAACTGAGTGTAGCCACAAGACAACGTTAACATACGGGATCACAGTAGAGAACTAAGGGTAGCCATAAGACAACGTTAACATACAGGGATCACAGTAGAGAAATGAGTGTAGCCACAAGACAACATTAACATACAGGGATCGCAGTAGAGAACTGAGTGTAGCCACAAGACAACGTTAACATACAGGGATCACAGTGGAGAAATAAGTGTAGCCACAAAACAAAGACAACGTTAACATACAAGGATAACATTAGAGAACTAAGGGTAGCTACAAGACAACGTTAACATACAGGGATCACAGTAGATAACTGAGGGTTCTCACAAAAAAAAGTTAGAATACTGGGATCACAGTAGAGAATTAAGGTTAGCCATaagacaaagataacataaaGGGATGACAGTAGAGAACTGAGGTTAGCCACAAGATAACGTTAACATACAGGGATCACAATAAAGAACTGAGGTTAGCCACAAGACAACGTTAAGATATAGGGATCACAGTACAGAACTAAGGGTACCCACAAGACAACGTTAAGAAACAGGGATCACAGTAGAGAACTGACGTTAGCCACAAGATAACGTTAACATACAGGGATCACAATAAAGAACTGAGGTTAGCGACAAGACAACGTTAAGATATAGGGATCACAGTAGAGAACTAAGGGTAGCCACAAGACAACGTTAACATACAGAAGTCACAGTAGAGAACTAAGGGTTGCCACAAGACAACGTTAGAACACTGGGATcacagtagagaactaagtgtaGCCACAAAACAAAGACAACATTAACATACAAGGATAACATTAGAGAACTAAGGGTAGCCACAAGACAACGTTAACATAAAGGGATCACAATAAAGAACTGAGGTTAGCCATAAGACAAAGATAACATACAGGAATCACAGGAGAGAACTAAGGTAAGCCACAAGACAACGTTAACAAACAGGAATCATATTAGAGAACTGAGGTTAGCCACAAAATAACGTTAACATACAGGGATCACAATAAAGAACTGAGGTTAGCCATAAGACAAAGATAACATACAGGAATCACAGGAAAGAAATAAGGATAGCcatatccttaagactaacgatactaaccactaatagttatccttaaaactaacgataccaaccactaatagttatctttaaaactaacaataccatccactaatagttatccttaagactaacgatactaactactaatagttatccttaagactaacgatactaaccactaatagttatccttaaaactaacgatactaaccactaatagttatccttaagactaacgatactaaccactaatagttatccttaagactaacgatactaaccactaatagttatccctaagactaacgatactaaccactaatagttatccttaagactaacgatactaaccactaatagttatccttaagactaacgatactaaccactaatagttataaactaacgatactaaccactaatagttatcctttaagactaacgatactaaccactaatagttatccttaagactaacgatataataaccactaatagttatccttaagactaacgatactaaccactaatagttatccttaagactaacgatactaaccactaatagttatccttaagactaacgatactaaccactaatagttatccttaaaactaacgatactaaccactaatagttatccttaagactaacaaTACCATCCAcaaatagttatccttaagactaacgatactaaccactaatagttatccttaagactaacgatactaaccactaatagttatccttaagactaacgatactagccacaaatagttatccttaagactaacgatactaaccactaatagttatccttaagactaacgatactaaccactaatagttatccttaagactaacgatactaaccactaatagttatccttaagactaacgatactaaccactaatagttatccttaaaagtTAACGATAGCTAACActatagttatccttaagactaacgatactaaccactaatagttatccttaagactaacgatactaaccactaatagttatccttaagactaacgatactaaccactaatagttatccttaagactaacgatactaaccactaatagttatccttaaaactaacgatactaaccactaatagttatccttaagactaacgatactaactactaatagttatccttaagactaacgatactaaccactaatagttatccttaagactaacgatactaaccactaatagttatccttaagactaacgatactaaccactaatagttatccttaagactaacgatactaaccactaatagttatccttaagactaacgatactaaccactaatagttatccttaagactaacgatactaaccactaatagttatccttaagactaacgatactaaccactaatagttatccttaagactaacgatactaaccactaatagttatccttaagactaacgatactaaccactaaccactaatagttatccttaagactaacgatactaaccactaatagttatccttaagactaacgatactaaccactaatagttatccttaagactaacgatactaaccactaatagttatccttaagactaacgatactaaccactaatagttatccttaagactaacgatactactaaccactaatagttatccttaagactaacgatactaaccactaatagttatccttaagactaacgatactaaccactaatagttacttaagactaacgatactaaccactaatagttatccttaagactaacgatactaaccactaatagttatccttaagactaacgatactaaccactaatagttatccttaaaactaacgatacgaaccactaatagttatccttaaaactaacgctactaaccactaataattatccttaagactaacgatactaaccactaatagttatccttaagactaacgatactaaccactaatagttatccttaagactaagactaacgatactaaccactaatagttatcctttaagactaacgatactaaccactaatagttatccttaagactaacgatactaaccactaatagttatccttaagactaacgatactaaccactaatagttatccttaagactaacgatactaaccactaatagttatccttaagactaacgatactaaccactaatagttatccttaagactaacgatactaaccactaatagttatccttaagactaacgatactaaccactaatagttatccttaagactaacgatactaaccactaatagttatccttaaaactaacgatactaaccactaatagttatccttaagactaacgatactaaccactaatagttatccttaagactaacgatactaaccactaatagttatccttaagactaacgatactaaccactaatagttaacTAACGTTatctaatagttatccttaagactaacgatactaaccactaatagttatccttaagactaacgatactaaccactaatagttatccttaagactaacgatactaaccactaatagttatccttaagactaacgatactaaccactaatagttatccttaagactaacgatactaaccactaatagttatccttaagactaacgatactaaccactaatagttatccttaaaactaacgatactaaccactaatagttatccttaagactaacgatactatccactaatagttatccttaagactaac of the Tachypleus tridentatus isolate NWPU-2018 chromosome 13, ASM421037v1, whole genome shotgun sequence genome contains:
- the LOC143239412 gene encoding uncharacterized protein LOC143239412 — protein: MTREEGTDCLNCLVDNDDFNNEIMTNSTFKKDMEREKLTFFRAVVITSGTIVLVSITAICFLCLCERSKLQRQSVFSQVISVRCLSTRNEQCSVSQYRVQQPCVDLTGVTPGLNQYYV